The following coding sequences lie in one Synechococcus sp. PCC 7336 genomic window:
- a CDS encoding NAD-dependent epimerase/dehydratase family protein, translating to MNERILVTGAKGQIGSDLAIALRDRYGAKQVIETSRRPLSASDANRLPYEVLDVTDKRRLQELVEQYRIETIYHLAGVLSAKGEQYPDRCWQVNIDGLRNVLEVAKTHRLKVFWPSSIAVFGPHSPKMGTPQFAIEDPSSLYGITKAAGEMLCRYSADRFGVDVRSLRLPGIISHRALPGGGTTDFAVEMFYDALKYGSYTCFVRPDTRLPMMYMPDAIAAILALMQANSTAIAVRSSYNVAAVSFSAVELVAEIQTHLPHFTCDYAPDFRQAIADSWPSVIDDSQARQDWGWQHCYDLPAIVADMLVHLSQHIGSNGAADRAGPQPISGGV from the coding sequence ATGAATGAAAGAATCTTAGTCACTGGGGCTAAGGGTCAGATTGGGAGTGACCTCGCGATCGCCTTGCGCGATCGCTATGGTGCAAAACAAGTCATCGAAACGAGTCGTCGGCCCCTGTCCGCCTCAGATGCCAATCGGCTGCCCTACGAGGTTCTGGATGTGACGGATAAGCGGCGGCTGCAAGAGCTCGTAGAACAGTACCGCATCGAGACGATTTACCACTTGGCCGGAGTCCTTTCAGCTAAGGGAGAACAGTATCCCGATCGCTGCTGGCAGGTCAATATCGATGGGCTCAGAAACGTCCTCGAAGTTGCCAAAACTCACCGGCTAAAAGTGTTTTGGCCCAGCTCGATTGCTGTCTTCGGTCCCCACAGTCCCAAGATGGGTACCCCCCAGTTCGCGATCGAAGATCCGTCCAGCCTATACGGCATTACCAAGGCGGCAGGAGAAATGCTCTGTCGCTATTCCGCCGATCGCTTTGGGGTGGACGTGCGCAGCCTGCGTCTCCCCGGCATCATCAGCCACCGCGCCTTACCGGGGGGTGGAACGACGGATTTTGCGGTTGAAATGTTCTATGACGCCCTCAAATACGGCAGTTACACTTGCTTTGTCCGGCCCGACACTCGCCTGCCCATGATGTATATGCCGGACGCGATCGCCGCTATCCTCGCCCTCATGCAAGCGAACTCTACAGCGATCGCCGTTCGTTCCAGCTATAACGTTGCGGCAGTCAGTTTTTCTGCAGTAGAACTTGTTGCAGAGATTCAGACCCACCTGCCACACTTCACCTGTGACTACGCGCCCGATTTTCGGCAGGCGATCGCCGATTCCTGGCCGTCTGTTATTGACGATTCACAGGCACGGCAAGACTGGGGCTGGCAGCACTGCTATGACTTGCCCGCGATCGTGGCAGATATGCTCGTGCATCTCTCGCAACACATTGGCTCGAACGGAGCAGCCGATCGTGCGGGTCCGCAACCGATCTCGGGTGGTGTTTGA
- the kbl gene encoding glycine C-acetyltransferase, protein MAMTATPIFQAILDEIHQSGLYKGERLLTTPQDAEIAIRGGKEAINFCANNYLGLANNPELIATAREGLDRYGFGLSSVRFICGTQTIHKELEAKISQFLGTEDTILYSSCFDANGGLFETLLDGDCAAFSDALNHASIIDGMRLCKAQRYRYPHSDMQALEQALQQAQSAKIRLIATDGVFSMDGDIAQLKQICDLADRYDALVMVDDSHATGFFGPTGRGSIEHCGVMGRVDIVTSTLGKALGGASGGFTSGRKVTIDLLRQRSRPYLFSNSLAPAIVYTSLKVLEMLDRTPELRDRLRENTRYFRQRLTALGFDIKPGIHPIVPIMLYEAQLAQDISRDLLEEGIYATGFSYPVVPKGQARIRIQISAAHTREQLDRCIDALTRMRKQDGC, encoded by the coding sequence ATGGCGATGACAGCGACCCCCATCTTCCAAGCCATCCTGGACGAAATTCACCAGTCCGGTCTCTACAAAGGGGAACGACTGCTGACGACGCCACAGGATGCCGAGATTGCCATTCGAGGGGGGAAGGAAGCGATTAACTTTTGTGCCAATAACTATTTGGGCTTGGCCAACAACCCCGAGCTGATTGCCACCGCTCGGGAAGGCTTGGATCGGTACGGCTTCGGTCTGTCATCAGTCCGCTTTATCTGCGGCACCCAGACCATTCACAAAGAATTAGAAGCGAAAATTTCGCAGTTTCTCGGTACAGAAGACACAATTCTCTACAGTTCCTGCTTCGATGCCAATGGAGGATTATTTGAGACCCTCTTGGATGGCGACTGCGCCGCGTTCAGCGATGCTCTCAACCACGCCAGCATCATCGATGGCATGCGGCTGTGTAAAGCCCAGCGCTACCGCTACCCCCACAGCGACATGCAGGCATTGGAACAGGCCCTGCAGCAGGCGCAGTCTGCCAAAATTCGTCTCATTGCCACCGATGGCGTTTTCAGTATGGATGGCGATATCGCTCAGTTAAAGCAAATCTGCGATCTGGCCGATCGCTACGATGCCTTAGTTATGGTGGATGACAGCCATGCCACGGGCTTCTTCGGCCCGACAGGACGCGGTTCCATCGAGCATTGCGGCGTCATGGGCCGAGTCGATATCGTCACCAGCACCCTCGGTAAAGCCCTGGGCGGAGCTTCGGGCGGCTTTACGTCAGGTCGCAAAGTGACGATCGATTTGCTGCGACAGCGATCGCGTCCCTACCTGTTTTCCAACAGTCTGGCTCCCGCCATTGTCTACACCAGCCTGAAGGTGCTGGAGATGCTCGACCGAACCCCCGAACTGCGCGATCGCCTGCGGGAAAACACCCGCTACTTCCGCCAGCGCCTGACTGCCCTCGGCTTCGACATCAAACCCGGCATTCACCCGATTGTGCCGATTATGCTCTACGAGGCCCAACTGGCCCAGGATATATCCCGCGACTTGCTGGAGGAAGGAATTTATGCCACTGGATTTAGTTATCCAGTCGTGCCCAAAGGACAAGCTCGCATTCGCATACAAATCTCTGCTGCCCACACCCGCGAGCAGCTCGATCGCTGTATCGATGCCTTGACTCGCATGCGCAAGCAGGATGGCTGTTGA
- a CDS encoding Uma2 family endonuclease, producing the protein MVQFKPRQYLPTQDELPETDFAPVDSELQVLAASLLGDLLAWHWRDRTDWFWGINLAVYYDPEKPSIAPDGFLSLGVERLPRKGGRLSYVVWDEGELPILVVEYVSRTYGQEYGSKMEEYARIGVLYYAIYNLEYCTRKRRQPLEVYRLEGDRYVLQTGEPVWLPEIGLGLGSESGTYRGWSRDWLYWYDREGNRLTAPTEVAEQERLLREQESLRVEQERQLREQESLRAEQERQLREQESLRAEQEQQLREQLLDKLRQKGIDPDTL; encoded by the coding sequence ATGGTCCAGTTCAAACCCCGGCAATACCTCCCCACTCAAGACGAACTGCCCGAAACTGACTTTGCCCCTGTGGATAGCGAATTGCAAGTGCTCGCCGCCAGCCTCCTCGGCGATCTCCTCGCTTGGCACTGGCGCGATCGCACCGATTGGTTCTGGGGCATTAATTTAGCCGTCTATTACGACCCCGAGAAACCTTCCATTGCCCCCGATGGCTTCTTGAGTCTGGGAGTGGAGCGGCTCCCTCGAAAGGGCGGCAGACTCAGCTACGTCGTCTGGGATGAGGGCGAGCTACCGATTCTGGTGGTGGAATACGTCTCCCGCACTTACGGGCAGGAGTACGGCTCCAAGATGGAAGAGTACGCCCGCATCGGTGTGTTGTATTACGCGATCTACAACCTGGAGTACTGCACTCGCAAGCGGCGTCAGCCCTTAGAGGTTTATCGGCTCGAAGGCGATCGCTACGTCTTGCAAACGGGGGAGCCGGTTTGGCTGCCAGAGATTGGGTTGGGCTTGGGAAGCGAGTCGGGAACCTATCGAGGTTGGTCGAGAGACTGGTTGTACTGGTATGACCGAGAGGGGAATCGACTCACTGCTCCTACTGAGGTCGCGGAGCAGGAACGACTGTTGCGCGAACAGGAAAGCCTGCGGGTCGAACAGGAACGACAATTGCGCGAGCAGGAGAGCCTGCGGGCCGAACAGGAACGACAATTGCGCGAGCAGGAGAGCCTGCGGGCCGAGCAGGAACAACAGTTACGCGAGCAACTGCTGGACAAACTCCGACAAAAGGGAATCGATCCCGATACGCTCTAG